From the Winogradskyella forsetii genome, the window AGATGGATCAAATTGAATTTTTCCATCAGCGTTTAATACCAATTCTCCAATGTTTTTAAGTTGAATGGTTTCCCCTTCTACCAAATACGATTTAATCGATTTTATTTGCTTAGAGATTTTATTTAAAGCCGTTGAATAAGGTATTTTTTCAACTTCAGCAATGTAATTAGCCAACAAACCATCATTTTGTTGCAATTGCTCGTTAAAAGATAACGCTTTTTTTGGTGGATAAAAGGTGTGTGTGGATTCGTGAATTTTTGCCGAAACACGATGTGTTAAAAATGCTCCAAACCCAGGAACGGTGACACAATCGTAACGGTATAAAAGGTCGCTAATGTAAGTCTCTAACTGCATATAAACGCAAAGTTAAAAATTTTTGTTTCCGAACGAAGTGAAGTTAAGTTTAGTTATTAACATAGAAATTAATAGTTATACATGTGATTGATTTACTGTTAATTCACAATCATTTTTTTACAACAAATACATATTAATTTATATGCGTATAGAAAAATAAGCATGAAGTTGTGGTAATTTATTTTCGATTCGAAAAAATACGATTTTAATTTTCCAATCCGTTCAAAATTAAATAATTATATTCGTGAACAGGCGATTAATTGCTTCAAACATCTAGTTTTCAATGACAGACCAACAACTTATTTATGCCTTAGCTTTGCAGCATGTTCCGAAAATCGGGTCAACAACGGCTAAAAAATTAATAAATCACTGTGGTTCTGCAGAAGCAGTATTAACTGAAAAAAAGTCTAAGCTTTTAAAAATCGATGGCATCGGAACTATTACTATCGAAGGTCTTTATGATAAAATACATTTAGAAGAAGCCGAACAAGAATTAAAATTCATTAAGGACAATGCTATTACTGCACACTATTTTACAGAAGACACCTATCCTGAACGTTTAAAACATTGCATCGATGGACCGCTTGTGTTGTTCCAATCCGGAAATATTAATATAAAAGCGCAACGCATTATCAGTATCGTTGGCGCTCGGAAAATTACGACTAGCGGAATCGCCTTTTGTGAAAAACTGGTGGAAGCGTTATCGCCATTTAACCCAATTATTGTATCAGGTTTTGCTTACGGAACAGATATCACGGCCCAAAAAGCTGCTGTAAAACATAACCTGCAAACCATAGGTTGTTTGGCACATGGGTTAAATCAAATTTACCCAAAAGTGCATAAAAAATATGTGGCAGATATTGAAAATCATGGTGGATTTTACACCGACTTTTGGAGTACGGATCCATTTGATAGAAATAATTTTTTAAAACGAAATCGCATCATTGCAGGACTCAGTGAGGCCACAATTGTTATAGAGTCAGCCGAAAAAGGTGGCAGTTTAGTAACCGCAGATATTGCGAATTCATATAACAGGGAAGTATTTGCTGTACCTGGACGGACAACGGATAGCCAAAGCGTCGGTTGTAATAATTTGATAAAATTCCAGAAAGCCCATTTATTATCCAATCCATTGGATGTGCCTTATATGTTGAATTGGGAGCTGGAATCCGATAAAAAACCAGCAGTACAACAACAACTATTTGTAGAGTTAGAACCCGATGAAAAAATAGTTTATAATTTTCTAAAAGAGAATAATAAAGAATTATTAGATGTTATTGCCTTACGATGCGAAATGCCAACGTATAAGATTGCTGGTGTTTTATTGAATATGGAATTGAAAGGCGTGGTTAGGCCTTTGCCTGGTAAATTGTTTGAGGTTATTTAGAAAATAGGAGACCATTCAGGTTTTTAAAAGCTGGTAGGTTCGGATCTTAATACCCAACCCTCTCTTTTCACGTCCCAAAACAATTATTTAGATGGTCTATTCAACGTTATCATACTAACTACTGAAACAATAATAACAAGAATCGCTAAATAACCAATCCAATCCATAGGTTCATTACCAATAATTCTTGACACCAACAATAAAATCATGGCGAGAACAGTAAAGATTGAGCTTATGTATTGTTTTTTTATCTTCATTTTTATCTAAGTCATTAAGATTTAAAATACCAAGCAGTCCTGAAAACTTTCAGGATTATAACCCTACAAGTCTGGATCATTTACAATAAATAGTCACACTTATAAGTTGGTTATTAAAAACCATAGAGATTCCTGCCTTCGCAGGAATGTGTTAATACCCTACCTTCTCCCTCACACGCCTCAAAACAGCATCAGCAATAACCTTAGCCTTAGCAGCACCTTTAGCCAAAGCCGCATCAACCTCCTCAAGATTATTCATGTAATAATCGTAGCGTTCTCTTTGTTTGGAAAAGCGTTCTAAAATAAGTTCGTACAACGCTTGTTTCGCATGGCCATAACCATAGTTGCCACGGTCGTAATTCCCTTTCATTTCTACTATTTGAGACTCTGAAGCTAGTAGACTATAAATAGCAAAACAGTTGCAGGTTTTCCAGTCCTTTGGATCTTCAAGAGGTGTGCTATCGGTTTCAATAGACATTATTTTTTTGCGCAGTTGTTTTTCAGGTAAAAAGATGTTGATAAAATTACCGCGACTCTTGCTCATTTTTTCGCCATCCGTTCCAGGAACAAGCATAGTGTGTTCCTGTATCTTTTCTTCAGGTAAAACAAAAGTCTCTCCCATTTTGGTATGAAAACGGGAAGCGACATCACGCGTCATTTCAATATGTTGTATTTGATCTTTTCCAACCGGAATAATTTCGGCATCATACAATAAAATATCTGCTGCCATAAGCATAGGATACATAAACAGACCCGAATTTACATCATCTAAACGATCTGCCTTATCCTTAAAACCATGCGCGAGTTTTAATCTTTTATACGGAAAAAAACAATCTAAATACCAAGCAAGTTCAGTAACTTGTGGAATATCACTTTGTCTATAAAACACGGTTTTTTCAATATCCAAGCCAAAAGCCAACCAAGTTGCAGCTACCGAATACGTATGATTTCTCAGCGTTTCAGCATCTTTGATTTGCGTTAAGGTGTGCATATTTGCAATAAAAAGAAACGATTCGTTTGTAGCATCGTTTGCCATGTCTATTGCTGGTAAAATAGCACCTAATATATTTCCTAAATGTGGTGTTCCTGTACTTTGTATGCCTGTTAGTATTCTTGCCATGCTCACTTCCTGCGAAAGCAGGAATCTTTTTAATTAAACTTCAATTCAAATTAAAGGTTAAATCTCAGGATAAACCTGAAACTTAAAAATTGACCTAAGCGTCAAGTTATTAAACCAATTATCCCGCTAAAAAAAGCGGGATTAGTTCAACGAACTATTTTGAATGCATTACGTCGTAACTTTTCAAAACAGAGTTTCACTAAAAAACAAAGGTAATTTTTTTAGTAGAATTATAAAGAGCGATTGAGAACTCATTTAAATTAACTAGTTTTGGTGCTATGGCATTTTTCAAATATCCATTCTGGTTGTTATATCGCATTTGGTTCTATATTTTAGTAGCCATCCCGATTATTGTGCTATTTCCTTTATTGATTATTTCCATATCAAGGGAACAATGGTATCCATACTTCTTTAAGATGGCTCGTATTTGGTCCAAGTTCATTTTAATAGGCATGGGTTTTGGCTATAAGATTACAAGGGAAGAAACGCCAGACCCTAATAAGAGTTATATGTTTGTGGCCAACCATACCTCAATGGCAGATATTATGCTGATGTTGGTTGCGGTTAAGAACCCGTTTGTTTTTGTAGGCAAGCAAGAATTGGCTAAAATTCCGCTATTCGGGTTTTTTTATAAACGTACCTGTATTTTGGTCGATAGAACGAGTGCCAAAAGCAGACAAGCGGTTTTTTTAAGAGCACAACGACGTTTAAAACAAGGCTTGAGTATTTGTATTTTTCCTGAAGGAGGCGTGCCAGAAGGTGATATTTTGTTAGATGAATTTAAAGATGGAGCGTTCCGATTGGCGGTAAACCATCAAATTCCAGTGGTGCCCATTACATTTTATGATAATAAAAAGCGTTTTTCTTATGTTTTTTTTAGTGGCAGCCCTGGGAAAATGCGCGCCAAGATTCATAAATTTATCCCTACGAGAGGTTTAACTATTACAGACACAAAACCTCTCAATGAAAACGTTAGAACGATCATTTGGAAGGAACTTACTAGTGGCTTAAGCACAAAAAAAAGCCACTCCAACCAAGAGTAGCTTTTGTCATCATTGCATTCATCATAGCTTTTTGCAATAACCTAACTAACCTAAAACTTAAAACTTAATCCTGTATACACTCCAATTAAAAAAGGTTTAAAATCTCCTGTGGTGTTGTTGAATGTGTTGATTTGATACTTAAAGGTTGGTTCAAGATTAACATTCCATTGTTCTGAAAGATTGTAATCCATTCCCAAACCGAAATTGGCACTAAAACTAGTGTCGTTAATATTATTTGCTTCTCCAATTAATGTTGTGTTGCCATCAACATCTGCATAGATTTCATTGTCATTTAAAAGAAAAGTGCTAAAACCTCCAATCACATTAATTCCAAATTTTTTATCTAATACTGCATATTCTAGCGCTATCG encodes:
- the dprA gene encoding DNA-processing protein DprA, producing the protein MTDQQLIYALALQHVPKIGSTTAKKLINHCGSAEAVLTEKKSKLLKIDGIGTITIEGLYDKIHLEEAEQELKFIKDNAITAHYFTEDTYPERLKHCIDGPLVLFQSGNINIKAQRIISIVGARKITTSGIAFCEKLVEALSPFNPIIVSGFAYGTDITAQKAAVKHNLQTIGCLAHGLNQIYPKVHKKYVADIENHGGFYTDFWSTDPFDRNNFLKRNRIIAGLSEATIVIESAEKGGSLVTADIANSYNREVFAVPGRTTDSQSVGCNNLIKFQKAHLLSNPLDVPYMLNWELESDKKPAVQQQLFVELEPDEKIVYNFLKENNKELLDVIALRCEMPTYKIAGVLLNMELKGVVRPLPGKLFEVI
- a CDS encoding lysophospholipid acyltransferase family protein, with translation MAFFKYPFWLLYRIWFYILVAIPIIVLFPLLIISISREQWYPYFFKMARIWSKFILIGMGFGYKITREETPDPNKSYMFVANHTSMADIMLMLVAVKNPFVFVGKQELAKIPLFGFFYKRTCILVDRTSAKSRQAVFLRAQRRLKQGLSICIFPEGGVPEGDILLDEFKDGAFRLAVNHQIPVVPITFYDNKKRFSYVFFSGSPGKMRAKIHKFIPTRGLTITDTKPLNENVRTIIWKELTSGLSTKKSHSNQE
- the trpS gene encoding tryptophan--tRNA ligase, translated to MARILTGIQSTGTPHLGNILGAILPAIDMANDATNESFLFIANMHTLTQIKDAETLRNHTYSVAATWLAFGLDIEKTVFYRQSDIPQVTELAWYLDCFFPYKRLKLAHGFKDKADRLDDVNSGLFMYPMLMAADILLYDAEIIPVGKDQIQHIEMTRDVASRFHTKMGETFVLPEEKIQEHTMLVPGTDGEKMSKSRGNFINIFLPEKQLRKKIMSIETDSTPLEDPKDWKTCNCFAIYSLLASESQIVEMKGNYDRGNYGYGHAKQALYELILERFSKQRERYDYYMNNLEEVDAALAKGAAKAKVIADAVLRRVREKVGY